The sequence CCGCGGACGACTACACCGACCCGGCGCCGGCGAACGTGTTCGCACACCTGGACGCCACCACGAACCTGACGCGTACCCTGGCCTCCCGTGGCCTGTACCCGGCCGTGGACCCGCTGGCATCGACCTCCCGCATCCTCGACCCGCAGTACGTGGGCCAGGATCACTACGATGCCGCCACCCGCGTCAAGCAGATCCTCCAGAAGAACAAGGAACTGCAGGACATCATCGCGATCCTCGGTGTGGACGAGCTCTCCGAAGAGGACAAGATCGTCGTCTCGCGTGCCCGCCGCATCGAACAGTTCCTGTCCCAGAACACCTACACCGCCAAGCAGTTCACCGGTGTCGAGGGTTCGACCGTGCCGATCAAGGACACCGTCGAGGGCTTCACCGCCATCGCCAACGGCGACCTTGACCACATCTCCGAGCAGGCGTTCTACAACGTCGGCGGGCTGGATGACGTCGAGCGCAACTGGGCCAAGATCCAGTCGGAGAACTGATCCGCATGGCTGAGCACGAACTCGAAGTGGAGATCGTCGCCGAGGACCGCTTCGTGTGGTCCGGGCCGGCGCAGTCGGTCAGCGCCCGGACCGCAGAAGGCGAGATCGGCATCCTGCCGGGTCACACCCCGATGCTGGCCGTGCTGGGCGATGGCGACGTCGTGGTCCAGCAGACCAACGGGCAGACCCTCACGGCACATGCCGAGGGCGGGTTCTTCTCCGTGGACAACGACCGCGTCGTGATCGTGGCCGGGGCAGCGTCCCTCGACGGCGACTCCGCCGAGCAGGGCGCAGCCTGAGGTGACGCCCGGGTGGTCCGCGCTGATCGCAGCGGTGCTGGCTGCCCTGGTGGCGGCCGTCCTGGTCGTCGCCTTCATGGTCTACTGGCGCTGGCGCACCCTGGTGCGCACCCCCGGGACCTTCACTGCCCGCATTCGCGGGGCAGGTGAGGGCACCGGGGGTGCCCTCGTCATCGGGCGGTACGACGAATCCGGTCTTGACCTCATGACGGTGGCCTCGGTGGATCCGCGGCCCCGCTGGTCAGCGGCCCGGCACCTGTTGCGGCTGCACCGCGAAGGGGCGGTCCGACAGGACGGCTCGGTGGTGGTGCGCGTGGACGGCGGACCGGCCCCGGTCGACCTGGTCATCCAGGCGGACGCCTGCGCCGGCCTCTCGGCCTGGATCGAATCCGGTCCGGCCGTGGGCTTCGGCACCTGGCGGGAGCTCCCGCCGCGGGGCTACCGGCGCAGGGCCCACTAGGACACCTCACGATCTGAACGTCAACAGGCCCCCGGCATCGCCGGGGGCCTGTTGCTTTAAGGTGCCTCAGGCGCGCTATCAGGGCCCGGAGCACCCGGAGGGACGACGACGGCCGGCG comes from Citricoccus muralis and encodes:
- a CDS encoding F0F1 ATP synthase subunit epsilon; this encodes MAEHELEVEIVAEDRFVWSGPAQSVSARTAEGEIGILPGHTPMLAVLGDGDVVVQQTNGQTLTAHAEGGFFSVDNDRVVIVAGAASLDGDSAEQGAA
- a CDS encoding DUF2550 family protein codes for the protein MTPGWSALIAAVLAALVAAVLVVAFMVYWRWRTLVRTPGTFTARIRGAGEGTGGALVIGRYDESGLDLMTVASVDPRPRWSAARHLLRLHREGAVRQDGSVVVRVDGGPAPVDLVIQADACAGLSAWIESGPAVGFGTWRELPPRGYRRRAH